A section of the Malus sylvestris chromosome 17, drMalSylv7.2, whole genome shotgun sequence genome encodes:
- the LOC126612610 gene encoding triacylglycerol lipase 2-like, translating into MAAVWASFCLLILLAALSPHRAYGSAWDSLFGRKQDAAAAPTVGICASSVVVYGYPCQEFEVTTQDGYILSLQRIPEGRGSGSSGGGGGIKKPPVLIQHGVLVDGVTWLLNSPDRNLPLILADNGFDVWIANTRGTRFSRQHTSMDPDDPKFWNWSWDELVAFDLPAVFDFVYGKAGQKINYVGHSQGTLIVLASLSEGKLVDQMKSAALLSPIAYLSHMKTALGVAAAKTFVGEITTLFGLAEFNPKGDPETQYLDALCAYPGVDCYDLLQAVTGKNCCLNSSTIDLFLENEPQSTSTKNMVHLAQTVRGGKLAKYNYGRPDYNFMHYGEFNPPVYNLANIPHDLPLFLSYGGQDALSDPRDVARLLDGLKLHDAGKLTVQYVENYAHADFIMGLNAKDIVYNQVTAFFNQQR; encoded by the exons ATGGCAGCAGTCTGGGCGAGCTTTTGCCTCCTAATATTGCTTGCAGCACTTTCACCTCATCGAGCGTACGGCTCCGCTTGGGATTCACTATTTGGCCGCAAACAAGATGCTGCGGCCGCCCCGACCGTTGGTATATGCGCGTCGTCGGTGGTTGTGTACGGCTACCCATGCCAGGAGTTTGAA GTGACCACTCAAGATGGCTACATATTGAGTCTGCAAAGGATTCCGGAAGGTCGCGGGAGTGGCAGcagtggcggcggcggcgggaTTAAGAAGCCACCGGTCTTAATTCAGCATGGTGTCCTTGTG GATGGAGTCACCTGGCTCCTGAATTCTCCGGACAGGAATCTGCCATTGATTCTGGCAGACAATGGTTTCGACGTGTGGATTGCTAACACCAGAGGGACCAGGTTCAGCCGGCAACATACTTCCATGGATCCCGACGATCCG AAATTTTGGAATTGGTCTTGGGATGAACTGGTGGCATTTGACCTACCAGCAGTGTTTGATTTCGTGTATGGCAAGGCAGGACAGAAGATCAATTATGTTGGCCATTCCCAG GGAACTTTAATTGTATTGGCATCGTTATCGGAAGGGAAACTGGTGGACCAGATGAAATCAGCAGCGTTGCTAAGCCCCATTGCTTATTTGAGCCACATGAAGACAGCACTTGGTGTGGCTGCTGCCAAAACCTTTGTTGGTGAG ATCACTACACTTTTCGGTCTTGCGGAGTTCAATCCGAAAGG GGACCCAGAGACTCAATATCTGGATGCTCTGTGTGCTTATCCAGGAGTTGACTGCTATGACTTATTGCAAGCAGTTACTG GCAAAAACTGCTGTCTCAATTCTTCCACCATTGATCTCTTCTTGGAGAATGAGCCTCAGTCAACATCCACAAAGAACATGGTGCACTTGGCTCAAA CTGTACGAGGTGGGAAGTTGGCGAAATACAACTACGGGAGACCAGACTACAACTTTATGCATTATGGCGAATTTAACCCTCCAGTTTACAACCTCGCCAACATCCCCCATGACCTTCCTCTGTTCCTCAGTTACGGCGGCCAAGACGCGCTCTCCGATCCTCGCGACGTGGCGCGCTTACTGGATGGTCTAAAACTTCATGATGCGGGGAAGCTCACTGTTCAGTACGTTGAGAATTATGCACATGCAGATTTCATCATGGGGTTGAATGCCAAGGACATTGTGTATAATCAAGTCACTGCATTTTTCAATCAGCAACGTTGA